cctggatcttctcggattatgtaaaattttgTTTCTGTCCAGGCTGAGTTTATGTTTACCTTGAGAGTAATGTGGCCATAAGCTTTTCTGGGCATCCCTTCATGATCCATAATTGATGCTGGAGCATGAATAACTTCTTGTCGTGTGATAccggcggctctgagagttttcagagggataacaTTGACAGCAGTACCAACATCTATCAAGCTCgtttgaattcgtttcctttgagatggactgtggtgagaagtccccaatcGTACATTTCTTTGTCTGCTGCTGAAGGCTCATGAGGCGTCTCCTGAATCAATAAACGCtttcctgacacgatgtggttcaatgCGGCAAGcatgtctcccctttgagctTTTAATAAATATAGCAATTCAAAaacatgctcgattaaggattgGACTGCTTCCTTGATAGGCAGTTCAGaaagagtgaaggttctgactgggagaggatccctgtggactccttcagtccccaagttaagctctcctgaTCAATATTTTCCTTAAATATACACTTCAaaattctgcaatcacttgtgggatggttgacgaacctatgaaagcgacagtaacgagggttttccatggcctctttagTTGGTTCTTTATTGACATACGTCaacttgattgcgccgtcttgaacccATACATCTAGCAGTTCAATAACCTCTTTAATAGAAAAGGGAAAGTCAGGTGCCTCTGGATCAGCTTCTGTTTGTTGAGCCGGAACTGGcgtattatccttcctttgtgcttttgaaggttggaggttgtactgtttgttgatcaaatgttctgctacctcgagtttccCATGGTTCTTCAGTTTTTGTAGTTTTATCCCTcttcagtaaagcaggtgcagtagtcgctgatctcttagccgcttcatgaagttcggtgaaagtctggaacctgatattttccagcaaatccctatagactggaatcattccgttgatgaacaagtccacaagttgttgttctgtgacatttggatcatggcagtccaaagcttgaactctaaaccttttcacataatcgttaggatgttcgttgctcctttgaaacatccttccgagatcagagagggtgatttgctctgaaacgaagaaataatttatgtagaaagcattaaccatttctccccaacttttgatacttcctggcgcgatgttgttgtaccaggtatattcccttcctttcagagactttgaaaattccttcagacggacagtatggttgtgctcatgttcacccaatgcctccaagaatcgagagacatgttctcgagtgtTTCCTGTTCCATCTTAaagggtgaatgttggagaggtgtaaccttttggcagaggaatcctttgcgtagaagcagggtatggaggttggtgacggtggacagaagacgttttgtcttttccacgatcctccaaaAGGAGTtctaggtcttcacgagtgatgaaactggatgGTTCTTTCGCTGGTGGATTGTCTGCAGCCTTAGGGATTtcctcatcatctactacatggatcagagTGACCTCGGGATCAGCATCTGAAgacgtttctttagcttttcccttctcctgagttttttctgacatcttgtctgtaagagtcttgagataattgcatagttccttctgagtagcagccatgtcagtctgatttttggcaagagtctcttacaccttcatgagatcaccaatggtaggtggattttctctgatttcttcaggagaccgaccaAAGAGTGgatgttgatggcgccagtgccgtcacttgcaggggtgatcaccagagcacttggaggagtaggggtggcaggttgcgccggaggagtagtagtggcaggttgcgccggaggagtggtgttggCAGTACCACTAGAGCTAGTGATATTAGggtcgggtgttgaacccgaattagtgactaacccagacctaaaaccagccatctttgtgagaattgagattgcaaccgagagaatgatctcccactgtggtccccaatctgtagatggggaaaaatgagttgctggtttttacagaattgagaagtgaccgtgcggaggaaactcttTGAACCGAGTGAACGgttaaacctcacacaaatgcactgcaaaaagggagtgctttgaattcgatagatcaatctgtaggactccggcctaaaccaagataatggtcgttccagagtcaattcggtcacaagagaggatgggtcgatctgtaggagggaagctgagaaatttgtgagatcaatggtgatcaaatattgtaggtgtgttgtgtattctgcgtaaagaaataagataagatttgattgatttaattttctctgttgagagtcATTGATCAGACGTTgatttgttaatctcgtgttgtctgttttgcGAACGATTATCttgtcttcaatcatgattcagagacttatttatattgctagaattgtaaacaccttgatcccatgaagtgtgacaattgctggagtcaaagagtggggaagtgggaatcgtgttaaaaccagttgctcatcgtgcacagacttggttgattttctacccactactttgctaacttcttcaactgattgcacgacttgctcacattctcatcgtatgtatgaacacacgtgtcgtagaccgccagaccaaaaccctagttaatatcccccgtgtgacacgattgatatctcgggGTTGTGGAATCTGCAAAGCAtgcgtgtatttagttagtcagttgctgacttcatgggatgatgagtccttgtatcgctgagtcgaacgtgatttgcaaatgtgctgagactcatgaatcgtgtctgttgagacataggtataattctcgagtgaatgttgatagttaaggtgagaaaatattgctcattcgatgaattgttgaatattgataattgaaccattattccttagtctgagcaaatattgctcatctgagcaagtgttgctcgtctgatgaattattggtagcatgaccaaataaaatattattttaagatactggcaactgaaccgagtataattaataaaatgttgatcatgagatcgtcgtaaaattattagcgttccttggactcgaaaccctaattcgatcaattgatggtttattgaaaattaaccactgagtgaaggaggtaCCTGTCACATGGGATGATGTGTCGACCATGTAgcacccagatgctcgagtgagcaactaccaaagtctcttgaagaccaattggtgaaagaatgattaaatgctggtctgatcatttattaaaataatgctcgtctgagccttaggagataaaacctaattaattatgaagagatgagggaccgaccaaggggtcatgaaaccggccctagttggtcacgggatcgactgacgatcattccatgaaattccaagttgtttggaaggatTCTAGACCTAATACGtgtaattgtgcaaattaggtcaaattgtgaaaatgcgtgggactGGCTCcgtgcaagccaaagagccaaccttggtcggtcaaggtaatatgctcacgtctccaaagtgtccgtgtctcagtcctgagaattttgatattttctggtgtgcgtttgagcaacattttggaaAAGTAtggagaaatcaaggattttgctgaaactgaggaaatttcataagatgaaggaaataataatactaaaaatgaaggaatcatgaagtgtgggaccggctatggccaaggcatggccggccggccaataagcccggtcccatgacacttttctaattttatattattttcatgattttagggaaatatcatgaaatcaaggagttttgttgaaatcaaggagtttccttgaagtgaaggagtttccatgagatgagggaaacaactaatattaagaataataaaataagggtgtgtgggaccggcttgggcatggtcggccgggtAGGggccggtcccgtgagttttccctaattttatattgttttcatgatttgaaggaaatttcatgaggtcaaggaatttcatgggatcaaggaaataataataataaaataataaggaactcaaggtgtgggaccggccacaactagggcatgaccgtccggctagtaggattggtcccgcacacctttcctaattatttattatttccttgatgtgatggaaacaccataaaactgaggagtttccttgaaacgaaggaattttgttcaaatgagggaattttcatgagatcaaggaaaattataaaaatatgataaaatatagaattgggcgtgggactgggacTGGCCATGGCACGACCGACCGGCCTGTGGGctcagtcccccagcgccttgattaatattttattatttattattttcttcctataggttcatcgttccttcgtgttttggaatgctcgttcgtgcattcaggtgctcgttagtgcataattgctgagtacacttgcaccattttggtcggggcttactcgatagtggctcagatgcccgtacattgaatatttattactaacccatggaattctgctgggaagaaccatgaattgaagtaacgaaatattatgaataatgtagaatattttccagggattcagttaatgaatctaataatgtatgaataattaattgatgactctatactagtacgattgtctaggagcattaattattcaggaattgggAGATTTGAGCTTGttaaagcgtcatatttcttttatatagtcagggaaaacattgttacatcctgaagacgttatttctctatactagcaggcaagctgtctaggatccgtccaatcttgcgattctatatagaagtaattactgaaattgctcagtatacatgagatatgccgttgcctcagctgagagactacacatctacatatactctgagagacattattctcagtcagagattcttgtggcatgagatttcatgcttcaatgagagacatgagcctcaatactcatctgtttgctggatcaggagcatgtataattatggttttatgattttagcccttgtcgaaaatccaccatctacaactctGAAACACCCGAAGTAGGGGCCCCCTCGGACAATCAAAACCTAAGCGAGCTACCATATAATAATATCGACGATGAAGAACTACGGGAACTACGTGAACTACTTACCACGAGCACACAGTATGTAGAAGAGAGAGCTCCCGGGGACTTCACCATGGATGGTATAGAAGAAATTAACTTCGGGACAGAAGAAGATAAGCGACCAATCATGATCAACAAAAGTTTGGACGCGGAAGAAAGGGAAGCATTGATCGCCCTTCTTAGAGAATACAGAGATGTTTTTTCTTATGATTATGACGAGATGTCGGGTCTAGATAGCAGCCTCGTAGCACATAACCTCGGAGTGTCTCCCGAATTCCAACTAGTAAAACAGAGAAACATAGAATTCACGAGGGCCACCACTCTCGCGATAAAGGAAGAAGTGGAGCGTTGTTGAAGGACAAGTTCATCAAACCCATCCAGCACCCGACGTGGCTAGCCAACATcgtaccagttgtgaagaaaaaTGGGAAGATCCGATGCTGCATAGACTATAAGGACCTCAACCGAGCTTGTCCCAAAGATGATTTCCCGCTACCCAACATCGACTTAACATTGGACGCAACTGGAGGCAAGACACgtttctccttcatggatggtttcaaaggatataaccaaataaAGATGGCCGAGGAGGACGCAAAGAAGACCGCTTTCCAAACCCCATACGGGAACTTCTAATACGTTGTGATGCCCTTCGGGCTAAAGAACGTCGGCGCCACGTACCAGCGCGCCATGACATCCATATTCCACGATCTGCTGCATCAGACGGTAGAGGTATACGTTGACGATATCGTGGTTAAAACCTAGGAGACCGAGAACCACGAGTCCCATCTAAAGACAGTCTTCGAAAGGTGTAGAAAATACAAACTCAAGATGAACCCGCTCAAATGCGCTTTTGGGGTGACATCCGGTAAATTCTTGGGATTTGTCGTAACCAACGAAGGAATTCAGGTGGACCCGAGTAAGGTCGAAGCGATTACGACTATGACaccaccaactaataccaaagagcTCCAGGCGTTTATAGGACGGATATCTTACATACGACGCTTTGTACCTGGTTTGGCTCAGATAATGTCAGCGTTCTTGCCCCTACTAACGAAAGGGACCATCTTCAAACGGGAGGAAACTCAGCAGGTCGCGTTTGAACGACTGAAACAATGCCTCGTCATCCCTCAAGTCCTCAAACCACCGATAAAGGGAGTGTCTCTTTACCTTTACACGACGTTCACTAGCTCATCCATAGGAGTAGTTCTGCCACAAGATATGGGAGGAAACGACTTGTCACCCATCTACTATTTGAGTCGGGTTTTGAGAGACGCGGAGCTAAGGTACCCACGAGTGGAACAAGCGTGCCTAGCCCTCATTTACGCAACGCAGAAACTAAGACCGTATCTTCTGACGCATAAAACTATCGTTGTGGCTGCGACGAACCCATAGCTTACCTCTCCTCCAAGCCTGTCCTGACATGGAGAACAACCCGATGGCTGTTGCAGTTGTAGAGTTTGAACTTGACTATCAGCGGCTTAAAGGAGTAAGGGGCAAGCGATCGCTGATCTAATGGCTATGTTTCCTGGAGAGGGGAATGACGAGATTCATGATCATGTGCCCGGGGAGGTAGCTGTTGCTGATGTCAACAAGCCCTGGACCATGTTTTTCGACGGATCATCATACGATACCGTCGGAGGAGTAGGAGTGGTTTTTGAGCCCACGCAAGGAGATTTGATCTCGTATTCGTTTAAACTAGACTTCCCGTGCAGCAATGTTGCTGAATACGAAGCTCTAATCCCAGGGCTTAGGATGGCGAAAGAACTCGGCCTTGGAGGCATAGAAATAAAGGGCGACTCGAGGCTTGTACCAACCAAGTCAACGGGGATTTCCATGTCAAAGAGCCGCATTTAGCGCTGTATCGATCAGAATCTCAAAACTTAATGAATCAGACAGGGTCGACCCTAGATCATACGGGCAGAGGAAAGAATAAACACGCAGATACCCTGGAAACCCTAGCTAGCAAGATACAACTGAATGATAAGGAAGAGGGTATGGTAACAGTTAGAAGAAAAGAGTTGCCCAGTACCTGGAAGGAGGACATGGACTTTGAAGAAGCAGACGATTGGAGGAGGACTTACATCGACGATCTAACCAAAACGGAGGAGGACCGCATGATACCTATCCAAGCTATGAAATAGTTCGTATTGATTCAAGGGGCTCTGTACAATCGAGCAGCGGGGGGATCTCTTTCTAGGTGCGTAAATAAGAGGGAAGCAGAAAAATACTCCAGGAGCTACATGCAACAACGTGTGGAAAAACTGCAGTCGTTCATCTCTACAGAAATCTTCAGAGGAGAGGGGTATATTGTCCAAGTATGTCAGCACAGGCAACGACCCTTCAAGATGGTTGCGCTGATTGCCAGGCTCCACCGCAAACCGTCGAAGTTTACACAGTAGACGGAGTATATTGGAGACAACCATATAAAGATTTCATCCAAATGGAAAACTACCCAGTGACAGGCAGGCAGCGCTAAAAATTCAAAGGAAAGGGGCGCGTTTCTTCATCCATGAGGGGATTCTATATCGTAGAAGCTGTAGCAATATTGTGTTAAGATGTTTATCAGACCAAGAGGCCGCCTAAGTAATGACTCGGTCCCACAACGCAGAATGTCAGGGAATGCGGAAGTTATTTCTAGAGCTCTATGAAGGCGGGTTTTATTGGCCCACTATGGAGAGCGATACTGCAGAACCTGTGAGAAGATGTCTCAACTGCCAGACACACGGAGACTTAATCAGAGCACCCCATACCTTGCTACATAGCGTGGTAACACCCTGACCGTTTCACAGTTGGGCATTGGAAATTATAGGGCAGATCAACCCGATGTCCTCAAAACGCCACAAGTACATAATCACCGCCACATAATACACCACAAATTGGGTTGAGGCGATACCTCTCAAAGATTACGCAGGGGCAACCATTGCAGCAttcatcaaagaatacatcaTCTGCAGGTTTGGCGCGCCCATGATCATCAGAGCAGATAATGCAAAATCATTTGTAAACAAAGACGTCATAGATCTGTTACGCCAATATAATATAAGGCTTCACACGTCCACCCTCTACTACCCGCAGGGAAACGGGCAGGCAGAGGCAAGCAATAATACGCTCATCCGTATCCTGAGTAGGACAGTGGAAGACCACCATAAAGAGTGGCATGAACAGCTCCCACTTGCGGTATGGGCATACAGAATCTCGAAACGAATCCCCACGGGGGCGTCTCCCTATCCTCTGGTCTACGGGGAAGATGCGATATTACCAGCAGAGATTTCCATTCCATCCACAAGAGTAGCGATGGCTAGTCATACGACACCGGACGAAGTAAGCCGCTTTGCCCATTTAGATACAGTAGAAGAAAGGAGATCACGGGCAGAACGGTTTGCAGAAGCATATAGAAAATGCACACCAAATTACTATAACCAGAgcgtaaaggaaagaaaattcGAAGTGGACGATTTGTTCCTTAAGATCGCTCCGCATATACAAAGAAACGCTAGTGCAGGGAAATTTGCCgcaaactgggaaggacctttccaAGTACGGAAGTGTCGGAGAGCGGATATTACAAGCTCAAACGTATGAATGGTACGAAGGTCAAGTCATAGATCAATGGCAAATGGATAAATAAATTCTACGCATAAACCAGTCAATGTAAAAGTTCTTGTTTCAAATGAAAATCCAACTTTTGATATATGATTCGTAACATCTACAAAGGTcgcaggaatgccaatggcgcccgaccGACTGGAAAAAGGCTGCGGGGACGCCAATGGCACCCAaccggctgacaaatttactaaaggttgcggAAACGCCAATGGcccccgatcgactgacaaaaggtttcgGGAACGCCAAtgacgcccgatcgactgacaaaaggatGTGGGATGCCAATGacacccgatcggctgacaaattcactaaaggttgcgggaatgccaaatgttagagaattgctcggtcgaactcgattgcgtttctatctcaagcatgtttgtcaatgttagtgatcaaaactataagtcttgattactagcctatatagctaaagttctcggactaggatagaaagtgtagttgaactcaagacttcgtggcaatcatcatacaagacgaaggactactcaaggaatcggtggatcttcatcgactaaaagtatatggagacttgaacttatctatcactcaaaagtctatttactctatctcctactcttgagacaaaagtcgttttgatatatagactttgtttatacacatttgctatttcgagccgagtttatatcgcctatctatttctcgaaatatgtgttggtaagctttcgctttagccaaattcatctttacctagtgacgattgtcatgttatgtttcaatcactttgaaaattgctctgacgaaaaatggtctgtgaataacggctatataacgtcctctgagaatgtttcgatgattgaaatgagagtttagattacataaccattggagtatataagcattgttgtggaaacacatatatgtataagtctttattccttgaaccaaagttagtgaactttgtttatcaagagaaac
Above is a genomic segment from Papaver somniferum cultivar HN1 chromosome 10, ASM357369v1, whole genome shotgun sequence containing:
- the LOC113315766 gene encoding uncharacterized protein LOC113315766; translation: MIIRADNAKSFVNKDVIDLLRQYNIRLHTSTLYYPQGNGQAEASNNTLIRILSRTVEDHHKEWHEQLPLAVWAYRISKRIPTGASPYPLVYGEDAILPAEISIPSTRVAMASHTTPDEVSRFAHLDTVEERRSRAERFAEAYRKCTPNYYNQSVKERKFEVDDLFLKIAPHIQRNASAGKFAANWEGPFQVRKCRRADITSSNV